The sequence TTGCCATTGGAGAAGAAAGATTCGATTCCCTCCTTTTCCTCTCCGTTCAGAGACTTCACCATCTTCTCGATTTTCCGAACAACTGCATCCTTCATGCGAGTGAATTCCTCTCTTGTAGCTGATGCAATTGGCAAAACATTCACTAGGGCAGTATCGTAGCCGATGCCGCTGATAATGTCCTCGAAATCCAACTCCCAGATAGGACGTTCTAGGACCATCAAGCTCTCTATGATGAAACATTTTCGCAGCAGCAATGGGTCATGTAACAACTGCAATGCATAGTGGATATCAAATAGGTCGCGGGGAAAGGCTCGATCCAGAAGTGCACCTATTTTCGATGAGATAACTTCCTCCAGTTGGGGGACTCGAACACAAATGCTGTCTATGCCGAACTTGTTTTCGAGAGTTACCTCGGTGTCCTTAAGGAGGGGAATACGGCGGATGTAGCCGATTTCGAATTTGAGGTCCAGGGTTTGACCCTTAATACCTACCGGAATGTGACCACCAATCCGAGAAAGGGGATATAACGGATCTACATAGATATCATCGGGATCAACTCCCAGCTCTACTAGTGTGTTTTTGACAATATTATCAATTTGATTCCGCGTCTCCTCCAAGCTTTGTGATTCATCCTCGATATCCACGGTTCTGAAATTGAAATCAATCTCTTGG is a genomic window of Candidatus Thorarchaeota archaeon containing:
- a CDS encoding nucleotidyl transferase AbiEii/AbiGii toxin family protein gives rise to the protein MRDGPSNDPSLQDFAPEVARDFQVILRGLKSFMHSPLVRRHLALTGGIALHVFHSEGNPSRLTQEIDFNFRTVDIEDESQSLEETRNQIDNIVKNTLVELGVDPDDIYVDPLYPLSRIGGHIPVGIKGQTLDLKFEIGYIRRIPLLKDTEVTLENKFGIDSICVRVPQLEEVISSKIGALLDRAFPRDLFDIHYALQLLHDPLLLRKCFIIESLMVLERPIWELDFEDIISGIGYDTALVNVLPIASATREEFTRMKDAVVRKIEKMVKSLNGEEKEGIESFFSNGKVDMALLDAENVLAPSVSKHPLLRRRVQLMEAEQEKHRL